CCCGTGGAAGGGTTCCTCGCTGGCGCCAACACTTTCAATTGCACGCTCCAGATCGGGCCGTTGATGGGGCTCGAGCTTAGCGGTAAGATTCAGCAGCGCATCGAGCTGAAAGGTGGAATATGATCCATGGCTCTGCTCGCATTTGTTCAGCGCTGTCGACAGTGATATCTGCACCGGCTGGGACCATCGCGCATCGGGTGGTGCCGCCTGTCGCAACAACTCCCCGATGATGCCGTACTGTGGCTCGGTCGGGTAAATCAGTCCCGGTTTGTCGATAAGCTTTTGCAGCACGGTATATTCCGGCTCGTTGTACAGTGGATGGCAGATGAAGAGTTGACCGTGTGCACCGAGAAGCATCTCCATCATGGTGAAACCCGACAGGGCTAGGCTTGCGATGCAGATACAGATGGCGCCCAGGATGAGGGTGATACCGGCCTTATTGTCCGCGTGGCAACAACCGCAGCTGAGTGCACTCAGCAGAATGAGTGTTACCAGCAGGGTCATGATCGTGGTGGCGAGTCCAGCTAACCATAAGATTGCACCAACCTCCCGATACCGATCGAAGAACGAATCGGAAAAGTTGGCCGTATGGTTTACCTGCTCGACAAGCTGCCCAATGGTTTGGGTAAGAATGCCGATAGTCGCCTGGGTATCGGTGGTCAATTCTTCCAGCCGCTCCTGCACCTGATCTGCCTGATCCTCGGTGACGTTTCTAACATCTACGGCGTAGTTGCGAAAGGTTGCACGCGCTAGCGTTAGCTCCTGCGTTAATGCGTGCATGCTGCTGTTTCGACTAGCCTCACCCATCGCCATGAGCTTGGCCAGGGTCCGGTCGACTTGCAGCTTCCGGATCCGCTCTATTAGACCCGTATCCTCGAAGTTTCGAATCCGCAGCGTGTCGCACAGTGGCCGATCACGGAACGTGCACTGGCGCTGCAGTACGGACAGTTGTATCTGCAGCTCATCCAGCCGGTACTCGGCTTCGTACGAAATTTTGGCTGCCCTGGCTAGTGCATCCTGCAGCAGATGGATCCGCCGGGAcaggttgctgctgctcgtgcTGATCTCAATGATCGACTCGAAGATGATGTCGATACCGGTAAACAGGGCCAGATGGTGCTGGATCGGTTCGCCGAGCAACTTGTCCACGCTTTCCAGATCGTTCCGTATGCGTTCGGTCGCCGTGGCAAGTCCCTCAGCAATCACGTATCGCATTTGTGATTCTGCGTCACGCAGAAACGTTGCCGCATCCAGCAGCGACGACCGCACGACGGTGGGTGTGTGGTCGACGGCCGAGGCAATCTGTTCGTTGGTGACGAACATTGCTATTACGCCGGCGCTGTGAAAAGATGAGTAATGCGTGCGATAagttagcaaaaaaaaccaagaaagGCTGATAAAAAACACCTCAACACAATGAAGGTTCGCTATCTTGATGTTTAGCGATAAGCGGAACCTACATCAACAGCAGTATGACGACCTGTAGCATTAGTCCGAGAAAGCTTTTCCGGCAGTGCAAAGATTCTTCGAGCGATAGCTCTTCCGCCTGTATGATGGCATCGACGGTCGGTCCCGGATTCAGATCATCGTCCGGTTCCTTCGCACATCCCCAGGCGATCGTGTAGCAGAGCGGTATAAGCGATATCAGGAAAAAGATCGCTATCAGACAGATATATCCCGACTCCACCTTGAGGGCCTGTAACGTGAAAAGGAGAAAGTTTAGCACCCGCCGAAACAATGTTCGTTGTGTTTCCCGCGCGGTAGTAATCACCTCGAGGATCAGCTGAAAGAAGGATACCTTCGTATGGAACGCATCGCGCAGCAGCTCTAGAATGCAATAGACTTTTATCAACAGTTACGACCCGGCCCACCTCGTAACGGTAGTATGTGTGCCACCGAGGGAGTGGCGCAAATGGGTCAGAATACTCTTACCTACTGGCAGATCGTACGGTGTGATGTAGGACAGGAAGGTTGACAGATAGGAAAACACAAACGAACCATGGTAGAGTCCGAGCGTTGGTATGATGTAGCTATCTGTCGCCACCGGCTCGGGATAGTCGTGCGGGATGGCCACTGTCTGCTCCTAAACGACGTCCAGAATATTAGCCATTCGATGTCCATCGAATCCATTTGCCGTATGCCATACCTACCATGGCTTAAGTTGGAGCCGGTTCGCGAATAGCAGAATTATTGTTCATCCAACAGTTGCCCTACCCCTCTGAtggtgtgtgtgattttggATGGCATAGCTAATTTTCAAACGGGTCTTATATGATAAACCAGCAATGCTTGTACCTGATGCATTTAGAGGTGatctaccagcagaagttaaacaaaatgcTGCTTAAAGCAAAACGTTTCTAAAAGGGGGTCTTTTAGGGAGGTCTAACCAGTCAGCTGCAACCAATGAACATCAGCCTCAACAAACCGCTTAAGGGTTTGATAAGCGAAGAATGGAGTAAGTGGATGCAAGGGGCTGATTCGAATCTGACTCCTGCaggaagaataaaataaacgccAATGGGTCAATGGGGACGAAGCGATTGTCGTCAAAACCTTTTAAAAAGTACGTAATCGGTAACAATCTTGATGGAATTGAGGATGATACAATTTAGGAAGATAGTGATGACGGGGATGGTGACAATGAAAAAGGTGTTGGAAAACAGTGGATCAGTGGGGAgatgttcaaaattaattgtaacaatAAACTTGTTCCAattgtaggaaaaaaaacgaaaaataatcttttttcCTAAAATTTTGGATAATTCATCTGGGGGgttcgttatacacgctaaaatacggtacatCAGTTGTGACGAACATCGTGTGCAATGAAATCGACAGAAATGATAACGTATCAGTTATTACGATTTTCCACGAATTGAGTCAACCGTGAGGTAAACGATAACACGATGACGAAGTTATATCAAGACGCTGTACATCCCTTACCCTGACGGTAGcagaaaatgtttgcaaatcaTTCACCGACCAAGTAGTTATTTCAATTGACAAGTAAGAAATTAATATAAAGCCCGGAGCTGCACTGCGGAGCCCCATAAGCAGATTCCGTTCTTCCGTAAGGCTTCTTGAGGTGTAATTCTACACGGTGCCACCTTCGTTCGGGACGTGTGGGACGATTTCACCACAGACAGGGTAACAGAGTAACCTGCATCtaatgcacgcacacacgcaatgGCGTTGTATCCATTTCATGAGAAAGAATACGCACTTGGAACCCCTCAAAACCGGATTTAAACTGTCTAGGAGCACACGATTCGTACTTTGTAGTTTGTAAAATGTGTATCCACTACCGTGTCCGCACATCGCATTGCACTTGAATAATGTAGGGGCACGTGCCTCCCGCACTCGTACGGTTTTGTACACGTGTGACATTCATCATAAGGTTTTCTGCCGGAGTACGGCGCCAGATTGACAACTGGACTGCCGAATGTGTGATTGAATGTTTTCTGATGTGCCGTAAACAATTTGCTCATCTTCGCATCAATCTTTGCAGGTAGTTCAGGAATATGTACCGTGCTGCGAGCAAGAGCTCACAAGTGCATACGCAATTGATAAACGGTTCGGTTTCTGACACGTCGACAAGAAATGACGCTAATTAGATTACTACCTTTAGGAGGTGTTTATTGAttgcaacaaaagcaaacgagCACTAAAGGAACTGGATGGCAAAACATTCGGCAGTACCATTAACAAACACTTTAAATTACTGGGGtaatttacatgcaagaacacGAAGCTATCCTGGCTGTAGCTATAACAAAGCAATTTCTTGGAGAAACTTCACAATCTTATCGTTTAGCTGGGAACATTGAAGTTCGCTGTCACGATCACTAAAACTCCACTGTGAAACGGCTGGACGGTACCGAAGCTAACTGGGAACTGAAGTTCGCCGAGGACAGGGTGTATAAAGTTTGGATGCGCTTACGCATGTCCACCGAAGGATCCCGATGGGACTGTTCGGGTGAGCCTTACGGTCTTACGGCGATATGCACGTGTCTGACACGATTCGGAACGGTCCGCGAAAAGGCAAGAGATGCAGtcattgcaaaacaaaccccccgCAAAAGCGAGTACTTTATTGTTGAGTCGATGTTTGTACTCTGAAGAGAGACACTGGAAGTAGACCTATTTACGGGGGAAGTAGACCAATTTGGTCAGCATCGACACTATGCACGGCATCTGTTTCTTTGCATCCATTTTCGAATTGCCAGGAACGTTCGATTGATACTGGTAGGCGACCCTTCGCGAAACACCGATCAGCAGATGTAGCAGCTCCTTGGAGTGTGCGTTCTGTTCCAGCTCACTGCTGAGCGACTGGATGAACCAGGAACCGTTGATGGGATTGCGCCACGAGTAATGTCCATCGTACGTAGAGTACATCACCAACAGGTCCGCCATGGTAGGTATCACATACAGCAGTTGCTCCGACGATGATCGTGCATCGACTGTGTCTGTTAACACTTTGGCCATTTTGACGCCAACGTCGAATCTTTCACCCCGGCAAGCCTGTATGAAGAACAGCTTCGGTTTACCAAGCAGCGTCTTGCACCCATTGCCAACAAATGGTTCCCACAGACGGCCCACCGGGTAGCTATCGTCAGACGCATACAGAACTTCCTTATCGCCGTGTGTCATTGCTACCACCACCAGACAGTCATTCTGCGAATGGTCTTCGTTGGCAATCTTCTCTAGCATCGCGAGAAGGTTCTTCTTATTTAGATtatcaaacacacgcacattaAATCCGATATCGCTCAACACCTTACAGATACTATCACGATCCTTGTCACTACCATCCCGTTGGGCCATTCTGCTAAACTTCACTTGATTGATAACAAGCGCTAGCCCACGGTTTGGATGACTTGTGCTGTATTGTTCTGCCATTAGTGCCGCTGACATATTCGGCGTGTCTACAATAGACCCTCTGTGACTGCGGCTGTGTGATGTAATTTCAATCTGCCTGCGGGAAGCAAAATATAAAGAGAACCCATTAAATAAATGCTactttttggggaaaaaaaacacacacaacaaaactaCTTACGACGATTCAGTAGGTCTAGTGTCGGTTTCGTCTGCGGCTTCCATAGTTTCACTCCTGTTCGGAATGTTCGGCATGCTGAACGTTGCGAAATTTCACTTTCTACCGGTCGCAATGAACTGTAGCGACCTTCTAGGCGCACCATCGAGTTTACCGAATTGAAACTCAAGTTGCTGCTTTAGATAAGTCTTatcggtttcttttttttacgctTATCTGTTTGTTATCTTGCGATTTGATGAAGCAGGATTGTGTTCTATCGGAAGTATCGGCGGTAAGTTTGCGCAGAGTGGTATGacttattatgtttgttttagtgGGAAGGTTTATTTTAAGTTTATTAAGTTAATgtattgtattattattagatgtattaagtttattttataaaaatccTAAAAATCGCACCAGAAGTTATATAGCTTGTGATTCGCATGTACGACGAAATTACATGCAAAGGAGAAAAGACACCAGACTGATTAGAATAAAAAGACTGTTGATAATGCCTTTGTTAAAAGCATCTTTATGCTTTCTATGCGTTTGGACAAAGAGATTTGGCAAGGGTAAAGAGGTTTGACGGCTGTAAATATGCATACATAGTTATATGCTACATCGCCATTTAAGACAATCAattgaagtattttttatttacagaTCATCAAAATGTTCCTTCTATGGAACGATCGAAGCtaggtgcaaaaaaaaacataaagtaGGTTTTTTTGGGCCTACAATTGTTCGTCTTGCGAAGATTATAACGATATGGTTTACTTCTGTTACTCTTGCTTAAAGCTGTAGTGGAATGTAAACAATACTCATAGAAACAAGAATGTGCTCACATTTGTGCAATGATCTTCTGTAAAATTGATATCCTTTTTTAAGGTAACTATTCCAATAACCAATTATGTTGTATTCCATTCTCGTGCTGTTCATGTGTCACGAAATTGTTGTATAGGCTTAGAAGGTTAGATTCTTTGTGGAACGAATTTTCTCTAAAACTGGACAGATACTGCCCGATCGGCAGAATAGACCAACGTATAAGAAATTTCAACAAACCACTTATCTAAAACATACCCACGTTCGTGAATGATTGTAGTTGCGATCGATTTGAATCTTACATAGtttattgtatgttttattttgggcCGTCCCGGTGGCATGTCGGTGCTGGgcttcacacgaacgaaccggaTAAAAATGCCATCCAAATCtgtcccccgtagcaaggactgaatatccggctacgtggtaaaataagccTATATGTGCCAGGTCGTTCTACCATTCGTTTCTTTACTTCTTGAATTTCATCATTTGTTCAATGATGTTTTCAGAACTCCGATTAAAAATTAACGTCGATAGTAGCGATGAATTCATGGTGATACACTAATACGTTATTAACGGATATATAAATATCATATGAagcaaaattatttaaaatttctcTAGCTACTGGGTTTGTTCCGTTCCTGTAAGAAAATAAGCTGGATCTGTTCCGTTCCGCAAAACATAGAACTTTTCCATCACTACCCCATAGCAGGAACAATTTTCCAGCCTGGATTTCAATACTCGGTGGCTGTGTGTGAGTTATGTGTTTTCAATTCTTAATCTGCTGACGGCTTTCATTTCAGATTTCAACATCATTCGAATCATTATCGTaggttgtattttaaatttcacCTTTCGTTTTACCATGCCTGGACGATGATGGTTTTGTCCATACTAAGGGTGAAATCTACTGATTTCGAATTCGTGCCGTTTctaaaggagcgtccagactgtaagcgtaacatacgctcgaatggttttcgagcagaaaatcggcgtttctggcaaccaaattgacataaaattgcgttttaggatgatttggcaacactgaacggaccgtaacaagtgtggacgcaaaatcccccgcgtagcgtaacaagaatctattttattgctgaaatacattattttcgcacaaagaccatgggaaaaagtttaattccgtGCTTAGATCAACTgccaatttttaaaaattgttcccggagcaaaacaactcgaatttgctaaattcgagcgtatgttacggtacggattcgacatttcgctattctgtttttgttacgcgtaacaagtataacataacaaaattttgttacgtataactgttatggtctacagtctggacgctccttaacAATTTATGCCCTTTTTATCTGGTTACCAAGTAAAAACCTAAGAGAAGGAATCATTTTGGAACATcatgtggttttatttttttttattcttacgGATACGTTTGCTTTAATTCCCAAAATGTTGAATGAACAATATTGCTTCAGTGCTCAAAGATGTATGTTAAATTATTGGAAAACATCCACTTACTTTTGGCTTTGGAAAACATTACTTTTGGCTTTGACCTCAGATAGAATATCTCCAATTAACACTGGGTGaggttatgatttttttttgcacaaacgcATCTATCGAGAAATGTAATGCACTGCACCACGTGGTCCGCTAGAATATCGCACTGGCTATAACATCATTTTGCTGCAcacttgaaatatttcaacgcagctgaaatgtttcacgaaacgcttgattttaaattttcggCTGATGGAAAACGCTTGAATACAAAATTTCAAACTCCTCCGTTGTTATCAAGAGTgttctttttcagcttgtttCAGATTGTTTGAGTTTTGTGTGGTGCAATGATTATTCTTACCGTAATAACTTTTCCCTACACTGAAACTGGAACAGGATATAGATTTGCAATCATCAATAAATTGTATCACCCATTCAGACGATAGATACCACAGCGTATTATTGAATGAACCATTTACGGGAAATAATTTTACTGATAAACCTTATCGCGAAAGATAACAAATGCACTTCAGTGACTAATATATTAGATGGTTTAAAGTGCGTTATTCGTAGTGAGACGTGCAAAGTGAACTAGTTGGTGTGACTTTGAACGCCAGCAatatggaaatggaaaaattggaATCATCGACATCTTTGGTCGAACCAACGGATCAATTCGATTCCAGATCAATGAATTTGTAAGTAGCATCCAATAATTCCCAATGTGCATCATCGTGGAtgtgatgtttgttttaattttagaacTATTACTACTTCTGCATTGGACGCTCCCACAGAGCCTACGCCTGTATCGAGGAGCGTAGCAGCAGAAATTGACGATCGTTATGACACGAGTCATCCAAACCGCGGACTAGCGATTATCATCAACCAAGTGCAGTTCCATGGAATGGCGGAACGAGAAGGTAGTGATAAGGATCGTGATAGTATTAGCTCGGTGTTGAGCGGAATCGGGTTTGATGTGCGCGAGTTCGATGATTTAAAGCGAAAAAAGCTTCTTGCCAACATAAAATCGGTTGCTAGTGAAGATCATTCCCAGAACGATTGTCTCGTAGTGGTTGTGATGACACACGGGAAGAAGAACAATTGCCTATACGCGAGAGACAAGTGCTACAAAGCGGATAAATTGTGGGAACCATTCATTGGTGATGCGTGTCCATCGTTGCTCGGAAAACCGAAGCTGTTTTTCATCCAGGCTTGCAGAGGTAGAAAGCTGGATGCTGGCTCTAGGATAAAACGTATGGTTGCGGAGGTTTTACCATTGCCGGTGGCAGCACCAGTACCGATACACTATGTCATACCTACTATGGCCGATCTGCTAGTGATGTACTCTACTTGTGATGGGTATTACGCGTGGCGCAACACGGACAACGGATCTTGGTTCATTCAATCGCTCAGCCTGGAGCTTGTGGTGAAAGCCCACCGCCAGGAGCTTTTGCACATCCTTACTGGTGTTTCCCGAAGGGTCGCATATCAGTATCAATCGGACGTTCCCGGAAACAAAAATCTTGATGCAATGAAACAGATGCCGTGCATAAAGTCAATGCTCACGAAGCTACTGTATTTCCCATCACAAAATTGCAAACCGGACCGTTCCCCCGTGGCAGTGGATGAATGTCCGGCTGTGACATAAAACAAAGTTGCGCAAAGTAAGTCAATTATgcttagtaaaaaaaaacgaaagtttGTCCTGTAGTTTCTCCATTTAGTAGCGGTAATAAAAATAGTATCACAAAAATAGTTTCTGTGAATTTAGCTACATGAAGAATAGAAGGATAgtgattttaaaaattgtacgCAAAAATGTTGGATCGCATAAATAGTTCGATAAAAATAGTTCATTAGAGCAATCTTCTTACAGGTtgaattaaacaattttgaaTGGATATTTGAAAACATGAACTGATTTCTCAACATTTAGAGTCTTTATGTGAGATAATATTCTCCAAAAGAAATGTTGCTGAGTAGAGTCTGTTAGTAATTTAGAAGTGAATAATCTAAAATCTCACGAGCTTTACATATATGATTGAATGtaataatgttttataaaagATCCGATTTCATTCGAGGAATTGGATCAATGTTGATGATATACCCGTTGGAGgatgaaaatgttgtttttaacTAAACAGATAGCAATACCGGGCAGGTCCTTCATCTTGCGATGCAATAAAacttaaattgtttaaaaaaaaaatcatacaattATTCATTTTTGCATTAGATCGACAGAAACTACGATGTGCCGTAATCCATGAAAGTGAGTAATCAACACTTTTTTTATTGATGACGTACATTTGCGTCACAGCTTATCGTTTTTCGCGCTACCAACACTAATAAAATATGACGATTGAAAATATGAACAAATTgattggggattttttttatttgttatctACACGTTACCTGTAccatttacaattttttttaaactgatTATTGGGTGTGTTTATGTGCGTGCAGAAGCACTTAAGAAATTTAAACAGTTACTAGTTCCCCGAGTGTATCGAATGTATTTTATTGCACATTGATGTGGATTCGTATCTCCCCCAACGGTTGAAACCATCGTTTCTGCGAATTCGTACCTCGTACACGTGCCTAGCGTTGTACTTGCTGTGTATGAGTTGCTTTGCTTAGCTTAGGCACAAAGTAAAATGCTTTGCATAGCGATGAGTTCATCACTGGCACCTGTTTGTAAGATCCTGGTTGCGGTGGAGTCGAACGACACGATACGAGGTACGTTACATGGGTGAGCAAAGCAAGCAGATCCTTCTTGCTAATATCGCTTCCCAACACTTGGCACAGGGACTGTATGAACCAGGAACCATCAGTTTCACTACGGAACGAAACGTGATCTTCGTATGTCGAGTACATCACCAGCAGATCGGCGTACATAGGCAAACATAGGTTTACAGGTTGAACTGCTTTCGGTGCGGCATCCACTTGGAGAAATGAGTGGTAACATCCAACGTCATATTTCTTTCCCCGACAAGATTGTACGAAGACGAGCTTTGGTTTCCCAATTAAGGATGGGCATTTGTTACCAACTAAGTCCATCCACAACTCgtcaatacaaaaaatatcgCCACCTACGAAGGCGAGTCTATCCTTCGAACCGTGGGTCATCGACACTATCAGCAGGCAATCACTGTTGGTATGGTCCTCTTTTGAAACTTTTGCCAGCACTTTTCGCACTTCGGCTGCTGTATAATCTTCATATGAACGCACATCGAATTGTAAATGCTTGAGCACTTGCTGCAGGTCTTTCAGATCCCGATGTGATCCTTTTCGATCTTCGTGAACGACAAAGACCAATGCGGTTCCACGCTTTCGATGGTTCGTATTATAAACTCCGTACTGAatattttgctgtttgctgtacaTCATCACACAACACACGTTTCGGCCGTATTTGGATCGAACCATGCTTTGTCGATCCTTATAAATCAACACAATGTTGTGAGAATTGTTGCGATAAGATAAACGTTCCGAAAATTTCTTGTGATAAGAAATCCGCACACACATGACGGATTTCTTGGCTTATATTAACCACCTACCAACAACGTCTTCAGGATGGACAATTTTGCAATTCATCCCTTTTGGTACAGTAATCGCTTGTTCAAGAGTATTCTCATTAAAGGGTTTCTTGGGATAGTGGTTCAAAGCCAGAACGGAACAAAAGCTTACGTAAGACATAActtgttaatttttgttttgacttTAGGAAGATCATTGACAAATTCACCTGTAGGAAAGAACATTTCATTGATTGTAAACCACTGGAGGATCTCCTGTTTGGATTATGGTTTGGGAGTAGGTAATGCTTGTCGTATTGGTGGAGGAGGTATAGTACATtctagagatgagaataataatcactcttttcaatgatttgaatcagagtcaaagaatgggtttaaagatttgaaatctttactcactcttttgcgaTTCATTAAAGAGTATTGCAGtgcattaatgattttaccactcttttgcgtgtatactcactctcactctctgtgccgacttgaaactcactcaggagtgagtaaaactgttttttcaCACTTTAGATTttaatcactctgtaagagtgagtaaaagagtagtaTAACTCTTTTGAGATAGTAAACACTACTGATGAAACCTTTTCTCACTCTTTTGCGATTCATTAAAGAGTATTGCAGtgcattaatgattttaccactcttttgcgtgaatactcactctcactctctgtgccaaccagaaactcactcaggagtgagtaaaactgttttatcacacTTTAgtttataatcactctgtaagagtgaataaaagagtagtataactcttttgagattgagaTTTGAGGTTAAAGGAGTTATAAAAACTCTTCGattcattcactctctcgaaggtttcaactcactcattcactcttactcagcgcgcacatctctaGCACATTCATCCGGAATGTTCtttagtgcaaaaaaaaacattattagtTTGGTATTTCTTCATGTGTTTAAGTGTTGTTACAGTTTCCCGTAGAAACGAATCGCTTCCTTTTGGCTTTCATCtatattgtttgattttgatttgctttgctttgcagATAACGTTTGCTATGGTATGACCAGAAGCAGGCTACGGCTACATCCAGTGGACAAGCAGCTGAGGTGAAACCTGCAGTACGAATAAAgcttatgaaaataaaatgtcagTTGCTCGACTGTTCTCATCTCTTTGTTACAAATTATATGGTAAAGGATTAACCATTTATCATATAACGGATTAATGGAGAGAGGGAGGGGGAGGCGGAgatgggagggggggggtttATCAACTAATCTTAAGTATTTTTCCTTGAGAAAAATCCTTGTCCTTGTCCTATCTGCTTGTTGATATCAAGGTTCAAGATTCTAAGTCTAGATTCCTTATTATGGCTACTCAGGTAATCACCAAGTTTCACAATATTCATCAAGCTATGATACCCTTAACCTTcatcaattattaataatcAATATTATGATTTTCAATATACGAAATTTTTGATTTTCCATTGCGTGTTAAATGACTGAAATGGGTTCACTAAAACTAATTAGAAAAACCATGTCAATCAATCGACCAATGATGTGTCtgatacaaaaaaagattGCCAAGGTTACAGTGACTTCATCGTTAGCTGCCTGAGAATTTACAGGAATGACAATTGTTAGCCAACAGTCCTTTTGTCAAAGTACAATTTGCTGGATTAATATGCGGAACTCGTGCAGGTAAATGCACTATTGTCGTCTTCTGTAAGCAACATTTGTTGAATACTTTTCGGATAGTATCCACTGGCAGAGTCCACCGAATAACAGCACCTGTTGTTGCAGGTATACACAGTTTATTGCAGCACTCGATGGTCCAAATGTTGGCTGGAAAACGTGGAGCCGTCCTACTGTGACGACTTGTTGATGTAGTTTTCGGTGACATCACGGACCATAAGATCTACCAGCTTGTCCAGGTCATAGTTGTGCTGCCAGCCCCAGTCCCGGCGCGCCTCTGAATCATCAAAGACTTGTGGCCACGAGTCAGCGATGAGCTGTCTGCTATCTGGTCGATAGCTGACGTGCAGCTCCGGAATATACTTGGACAGCTTCTCAACGAGCTCCTCCGGTGTAAAGGACATGGCAGTTACGTTGTACACGCGCCGTTGCAACTTCTCCTCCGGGGCAGTCATGAACTCAAGCAACGATCGCAGACAATCCTCGATGTACATCATGGGCAGACGCGTGTCGGGTTTGAGGTAGCACTGGTACTTGCCCGTCTTCAGTCCCTCGAAGAATATGGCGACGGCATAATCTGCAATGAAATCGGACACGCTTGGTAAAAAACTTCGTCCTCGTCTGGTTTACCCATCGTTCACTTACCGGTAGTACCACCGCCGGGTGGATCACTGGAAATCACACCCGGAAACCGAAGGCATCGgaaatccaatccaaacttgtgATGGTAGTACTCGCCCATCAGTTCCGCATGCACCTTCGATACACCGTAGATCGTACGCGGGCGCTGAATCGTCACGTTCGGTGTGGGGTTCCGTGGGCTGTCCGGTCCGAATGCACCGATCGTGCTCGGTACGAAGATCCTTAGCTTGTACTGTTTGGCCAGCTCGAGCACATTGTGCATGCCCTCGATGTTGACGCGCACCGCTAGCGGAACATTTTGCTCACCAATCGCGCTGAGCAGTGCGGAAAAGTGAATGATCCAGTCGACACGATGATCGAC
The Anopheles moucheti chromosome 2, idAnoMoucSN_F20_07, whole genome shotgun sequence genome window above contains:
- the LOC128305451 gene encoding L-threonine 3-dehydrogenase, mitochondrial, translated to MLLRKATTALGGCLRQPLHRSSSAERVLAPLVAAQQQLHAAPQRRWLSNGGGRKTHPKILITGGLGQLGVECAKLLRGQYGEESVILSDIIKPNNEIVNSGPYIFADILDFKGLQKIVVDHRVDWIIHFSALLSAIGEQNVPLAVRVNIEGMHNVLELAKQYKLRIFVPSTIGAFGPDSPRNPTPNVTIQRPRTIYGVSKVHAELMGEYYHHKFGLDFRCLRFPGVISSDPPGGGTTDYAVAIFFEGLKTGKYQCYLKPDTRLPMMYIEDCLRSLLEFMTAPEEKLQRRVYNVTAMSFTPEELVEKLSKYIPELHVSYRPDSRQLIADSWPQVFDDSEARRDWGWQHNYDLDKLVDLMVRDVTENYINKSSQ